The Variovorax sp. S12S4 genome includes the window CATCGTTCTCGATCGCGCCTTTGGGCCGGTTGGCGTTGTTGGCCTGGATGGCGGCGCGCACGTCTTCGCTGCTGATGCCGAACCGGTTGAGCGAGAAAGGCTCCAGTTCCACCCGCACGGCCGGCAGCGAGCCGCCGCCGATCTCGACCTCGCCCACGCCTTCCACCTGCGAGAGCTTCTGGCTCACGATGTTGGACACGGCCTCGTAGATCTGCCCCGGCGTGCGCGTCTTGGAGGTGAGCGCCAGGATCGCAATGGGCGCGGCCGTCGGGTTGCGCTTGCGGTAGGTCGGGTTGCTGCGCAGGGTGGCCGGCAGGTCGGCCCGCGCCGCGTTGATGGCCGCCTGCACCTCGCGCGCGGCGCTGTCGATGTTGCGCTTCAGGTCGAACTGCAGGCTGATGCGGGTCGAGCCGTTCGAGCTGGTCGAGGTGAGCTCGTTCACGCCAGCAATTACGCCCAGCCGCCGCTCCAGCGGCGTGGCAACGCTCGACGCCATGGTGCTCGGGCTCGCACCCGCGAGGCTGGCGGTCACCGAAATGGTCGGAAAGTCGACCTGCGGCAGCGGCGACACAGGCAGCACGAAGAACGCCGCAATCCCGGCCAGCGCGATGCCGACGGTCAACAAGACCGTGGCGATCGGGCGTTCGACGAAAGGCCTGGAGAGGTTCATTCGGCCACAGCCTCCCGCTTGCGCCCGAATCGGCGGCCCATGCGGTCAAAGGCCAGGTACACCACCGGCGTGGTGAACAGCGTGAGCACCTGGCTCACCACCAGGCCGCCGAAGATGGCCAGGCCCAGCGGCCGGCGCAGCTCTGCGCCCTCGCCCCAGCCGAACATCAGCGGCAGCGCCGCAAAAAGCGCCGCCAGCGTCGTCATCAGAATGGGCCGGAAGCGCAGGAGCGCCGCCTGGTGAATGGCCTCCTGCGGCGACTTGCCCTCGCGACGCTCGGCGTCAATGGCAAAGTCGATCATCATGATTGCGTTCTTCTTCACGATGCCGATCAGCAAGATGATGCCGATGATGCCGATCACGCCCAGGTCGTTGCCCGTGACCATGAGCGCAAGCAACGCGCCCACGCCGGCCGAAGGCAGCGTCGAGAGAATCGTGAGCGGATGGATGTAGCTCTCATACAGCACGCCCAGCACGATGTACACGCACACCACCGCCGCCAGAATGAGCCACAGCTGGTTGGAGAGCGACTTTTCGTAGGCCCCCGCCGCACCCAGGAAGCTCATCGTCATGCTCGCCGGCATGCCGATTTCCTTTGCCGCCGCGCGAATGGCCGCCACCGATTTGCCGAGCGCCACGTTCTCGGCCGTGTCGAAGCCCACCGTGGCCGCAGGGTACTGCGCCACGTGCGTCACTTGCAGCGGCGCGGACTGCTCGCGCACCGTGGCAATCGACGACAGCGTGGTCGGCGCGCCGCTGCCGGTGCGCAACTGCAGGTTGCCCAAGAGCTGCGGCGAGGCCAGGGCTTCGCGCTGCGCTTCCAGGATCACGCGGTACTGGTTGGTTTCGGTGAAGATGGTCGAGACGATGCGCTGGCCGAATGCGCTGTAGAGCGTGTCGTCCACCGAACTGGCCGTGACCGAGAGACGCGACGCCGTGTTGCGGTCGATGTCCACATAGGCAGCCAGGCCCTTCGCGCCTGCGTTGGTGGTGGCATTGCGCACCAGCGGTTCGGAGCGCAGGCGCTCCACCAGCTTTTGCGCCCAGGCATCGACGGTGTTGGTGTCCACCCCTTCGAGCGAAACGCGGAACTCGGTCGGACCGGTTTCGGCATCGATGGTCAGGTCTTGCGTGGGCTGCAAATACAGCGTCACGCCCGCCACGGCGCGCACCCGCTCGCGCAGGCGCTGCATCGTGTCTTCCTGGTTGCCGCGGTCGGCGCGCATGTTGATGAGCATGCTGCCGGTGTTCAGCGCCGTGTTGTTGGCCGCGTCCACGCCCACCACCGAGCTCACGCTCGCCACCTCGGGGTCGGCCAGGATGGCATTGGCGGCTTGCTGCTGCAGCTCGGCCATGCGCGTGTACGACACGTCCTGTGCCGCCTCGATGCGCGCCTGCAGCTGCCCGGTGTCCTGCGTCGGAAACAGGCCCTTGGGAATCACCACATAAAGCAGCACGGTAAGCGCCAGCGTGGCCACCGCCACGATGAGCGTCAGCGGCTGGTGGCGCAGCACCCATTGCAGCCACACGTCGTAGCGGGCAATCACGCGGTCGAAGAAGCGCTGCACGCTGGCACCGAAGCGCCCGCCCTCTTCGGCTTGCGGCTTGAGCCAGCGCGCCGACATCATCGGCACCAGCGTGAGCGACACCACGGCGGAAATCAAAATGGTGATGGCCAGCGTGACGGCGAACTCGCGGAACAGCCGGCCCACCACGTCGCCCATGAACAAGAGCGGAATCAGCACCGCGATGAGCGACACCGTGAGCGAGATGATGGTGAAGCCGATTTGCGTGGCCCCCTTGAGCGCGGCCTTGAACGGCGGGTCGCCCTCTTCCAGGTAGCGGGCGATGTTCTCGATCATGACGATCGCGTCGTCCACCACGAAGCCGGTGGCAATGGTCAGCGCCATCAGGCTCAGGTTGTTGAGGCTGTAGCCCAGCAGGTACATCAGCCCGCAGGTGCCGATGAGCGAGATCGGCACCGCAAGGCTGGCGATGATGGTCGCGCGCACGCTGTGCAAAAAGAAGAAGATCACCAGCACCACCATCACCACGGCCAGCCCGAGTTCGAGCTGCACGTGCGAGACCGAGGCGCGGATGCCGGTGGTGCGGTCGCTCAGCACTTCCACCTTGAGCGAGCCCGGCAACGAGGCCTGGAGTTCGGGCAGCTGCTTCTTGATGGCGTCCACCGTGCCGATCACGTTGGCGCCCGGCTGGCGCTGCACGTTCAGGATGATGGCCGGGTACAGCGCGGGTTGCTGCTCGCCGGTGCGCAGCGCGGCCCAGGCGCCCAGCTGCGTGTTCTCGGCACCGTCGACCACGCGCGCCACGTCGGTCATCTTCACCGGCGCGCCGTTCTTCCACGCGACGATGAGGTTCTTGTAGTCGTCCGCCGTCACGAGCTGGTCGTTGGCGTTGATGGTGTAGGCCCGCCGCGGGCCGTCGAAGCTGCCCTTGGCGCTGTTGGCGTTGGCCGCGGTGATGGCGCTGCGCAGCGTGTCCAGCCCAATGCCGACCGAAGCCAGCGCATTGGTGTCGGCCTGGATGCGCACGGCCGGACGCTGCCCGCCCGAAAGCGACACCAGCCCCACGCCGCTGACCTGGCTGATCTTCTGCGCGAGCCGCGTGTTCACGAGGTTCTGCACCTCGGTGAGCGGCATGGTCTCGGAGCTCACCGCCAGCGAGAGAATGGGCGCGTCGGCCGGGTTCACCTTGGCGTACACGGGCGGCGCCGGCAGGTCGGCCGGCAGCAGCGAGCCGCCGGCATTGATGGCGGCCTGCACCTGCTGTTCGGCCACGTCGAGGGTCTGGTCGAGCGCGAACTGCAGCGTGACGATCGACACGCCCGCTGAGCTCACCGAGCTC containing:
- a CDS encoding efflux RND transporter permease subunit, which translates into the protein MSPSRPFIDRPVATALLMVAIVLAGFVGLRLLPLAALPQVDYPTIQVQTLYPGASPEVMSRTVTAPLERQFGQMAGLNRMSSVSSAGVSIVTLQFALDQTLDVAEQQVQAAINAGGSLLPADLPAPPVYAKVNPADAPILSLAVSSETMPLTEVQNLVNTRLAQKISQVSGVGLVSLSGGQRPAVRIQADTNALASVGIGLDTLRSAITAANANSAKGSFDGPRRAYTINANDQLVTADDYKNLIVAWKNGAPVKMTDVARVVDGAENTQLGAWAALRTGEQQPALYPAIILNVQRQPGANVIGTVDAIKKQLPELQASLPGSLKVEVLSDRTTGIRASVSHVQLELGLAVVMVVLVIFFFLHSVRATIIASLAVPISLIGTCGLMYLLGYSLNNLSLMALTIATGFVVDDAIVMIENIARYLEEGDPPFKAALKGATQIGFTIISLTVSLIAVLIPLLFMGDVVGRLFREFAVTLAITILISAVVSLTLVPMMSARWLKPQAEEGGRFGASVQRFFDRVIARYDVWLQWVLRHQPLTLIVAVATLALTVLLYVVIPKGLFPTQDTGQLQARIEAAQDVSYTRMAELQQQAANAILADPEVASVSSVVGVDAANNTALNTGSMLINMRADRGNQEDTMQRLRERVRAVAGVTLYLQPTQDLTIDAETGPTEFRVSLEGVDTNTVDAWAQKLVERLRSEPLVRNATTNAGAKGLAAYVDIDRNTASRLSVTASSVDDTLYSAFGQRIVSTIFTETNQYRVILEAQREALASPQLLGNLQLRTGSGAPTTLSSIATVREQSAPLQVTHVAQYPAATVGFDTAENVALGKSVAAIRAAAKEIGMPASMTMSFLGAAGAYEKSLSNQLWLILAAVVCVYIVLGVLYESYIHPLTILSTLPSAGVGALLALMVTGNDLGVIGIIGIILLIGIVKKNAIMMIDFAIDAERREGKSPQEAIHQAALLRFRPILMTTLAALFAALPLMFGWGEGAELRRPLGLAIFGGLVVSQVLTLFTTPVVYLAFDRMGRRFGRKREAVAE